Proteins found in one Ornithorhynchus anatinus isolate Pmale09 chromosome 8, mOrnAna1.pri.v4, whole genome shotgun sequence genomic segment:
- the SRSF6 gene encoding serine/arginine-rich splicing factor 6 — MPRVYIGRLSYHVREKDIQRFFSGYGRLLEVDLKNGYGFVEFEDSRDADDAVYELNGKDLCGERVIVEHARGPRRDRDGYSYGSRSGGGGGGYSSRRTTGRDKYGPPVRTEYRLIVENLSSRCSWQDLKDFMRQAGEVTYADAHKERTNEGVIEFRSYSDMKRALDKLDGTEINGRKIRLVEDKPRTSHRRSYSGSRSRSRSRRRSRSRSRRSSRSRSRSASKSRSRSKSRSRSKDRSRSRSKSRKSRSKSKSKPKSDRGSRSRSRSKEKSKSRSRSRSVSRSPKENGKGETKSKSRSRSQSHSNSPPPPPPAKARSESPPKRATTSRSRSRSRSKSRSRSRSSSRD, encoded by the exons GTACGGGTTCGTGGAGTTCGAGGACTCCCGCGACGCGGACGATGCCGTTTACGAGCTGAACGGCAAAGACCTGTGCGGCGAGCGGGTGATCGTGGAGCACGCCCGGGGCCCGCGCCGCGACCGGGACGGCTACAGCTACGGCAGCCGGA gtggtggaggtggtggtggataCAGCAGTCGGCGAACCACCGGAAGAGACAAATATGGGCCACCTGTTCGTACTGAGTACAGACTGATAGTAGAAAATCTTTCTAGTCGGTGCAGCTGGCAAGATTTAAAA GATTTCATGAGACAAGCTGGCGAAGTGACCTACGCGGATGCTCACAAAGAGCGCACGAACGAAGGAGTGATCGAGTTTCGGTCCTACTCTGATATGAAACGCGCCCTGGACAAACTGGACGGCACAGAGATCAACGGCCGAAAGATCCGGCTTGTAGAGGACAAGCCCCGGACGAGCCACCGGCGATCTTATTCCGGAAGCAGGTCCAG GTCTCGATCTAGGAGACGCTCGCGCAGCAGAAGTCGTAGGAGCAGCCGCAGTAGGTCCCGAAGCGCTTCGAAAAGCCGTTCCCG atccaAATCCAGGTCGCGAAGCAAAGATCGTTCCCGATCCCGATCTAAAAGCAGGAAGTCTAGATCAAAGAGCAAGTCTAAGCCCAAGTCCGATCGGGGCTCCCGCTCCCGCAGTAGATCCAAGGAGAAGTCGAAGTCCCGCAGCAGGTCCAGATCTGTGTCTCGGTCTCCCAAAGAAAACGGGAAGGGAGAAACAAAGTCAAAATCAAGATCGAGGAGCCAGTCCCATTCCAAttcgccgccgccaccgccaccTGCAAAGGCTCGTTCCGAGTCTCCACCCAAAAGAGCTACGACGTCCAGATCCCGTTCTAGATCTCGCTCAAAGTCTCGTTCACGGTCAAGATCTAGTTCGAGAGATTAA